The genomic interval atgCTGGGAGCACACAGGTGCCGCTGGTGTTCTCAGCCATCATGTCACAGCCCAGCCAAGCCCTGGGGCTCATGCTGGACAGGCTGGACTGGCCAGCCAGGGTCTGCCAGTGACACCATGCCACAGCTAGGGTCTGCCTCACACCCTCCAGCCCATCTAAACCTCCCTTTCCACCACTGTTCAggctgctggacctgctcccAGGGCCCCTCGTTGTTCCCAACAGCCCAGGGACAGTTGGGCCATGCTGTGGGCTGGGCCGTGCCCTCAGCTGGGCTAcactccctgccctgggcagcccgttCCTGCCCGGGCCTGTCCGAACCCGACATGGCCTCTGGCTCCTGCCCCCGCTCGGTTCTTGAGGGTTTTAGATCTGGGCACCCCAGTGTTGGAGAAGAGAGGACACCACTCCTAGGCCCCTCAGGGTGACACCATGGCCCTGCTGGGGTGAGGCTGAGCAGGACTGAGACCCTCCCGGGCCATTCGGGGTGCCTGGTTGCAGCCTCCGCCATGGTCCTGACCTGACGCACCCATCATggcggcgcccgccgcccgccacACCCACCATGGTGGCCCCGCGCCCGGTCCCCCAAGATGGCCGCTCTGCCCGGCCAACCCGCCCGCGACCAAGATGGCCGCCCGGGAGCGCCGCGCGCCGCGCCCAACATGGCGGCCACCTGCGGGAAGCGGGGGGGGCGAGGCGGGATGTCACTTCCGGTCGCGGTGGCGGAAGCGGCGTTTGGGCTCCCATGGAGATGGGCGAGGGCCGCCCGGGGGTGGCTGCGACGCTGCGGGCGCTGAACGGGGCGCTCGGGCGGCCCGCCGCACTCTGGGTGAAGGAGAGCGGCGCCCGCAACCTGCGCCACCGGGATTTCCTGGCGCCGCGGGCCGCGCTGAGCGCCGCCTTTCCCGGCGGGCAGGTAGGCCGCGGCGGCGCGGGCAGGCCTCGGTCGGGAGCGGGGATTTGCGGGAACTGTTTGATGGGGCCGGGGGTGGAACTGCCTTGTGCACGTGCAGCCCGGACCCTTCCTCGCACTCCGCCCGCAGGTGCCCCCCGAGGCCGTGTCGGCGGTGCCGTCGCTGCggggcccagcagtgctgccGCTGCGGGTTTGCCGGCAGACGCCGGCGGGGTTGGCGGTGCAGGTGCGGCGCCCTGAGGCCTTCCAGCGCCTGCTGGGGCcgctgcccggcccggctcccccCGCGGCGGGGGCGCGGACGGGCTGCGTGGTGCTGCACTGCCCGGCCCTGCGCGGCGCCGCTGCCCTGCGGCCCCGCCACCTCCGCGCCGTCCTGCTGGCCGACCACCTGGCCCAGCTGCTGCGCGCCCAGGGGTGAGTGCCTCCGTCCCGTCCTCCTCCCGGCCCCGTGCCACAGCCTCCGCCGCTCCCACTGCCTGCCTCGCCCTCTCTCGCAGGGTCGGCGTCCGCCTGGTCCCCGCCCTCACCGAGGATAGGAGCTGGGACGTCCTGCGGCAGCTCCGCATCTGCTGGCCCTCCGGCTCCGGTGGCTCGTCCCTCACTGACGCCGTCTCGGCCTTGAAGGCAGCGCTAGGCCAGTGCCCCTGTGCCGCAGCCTGTGAGCAGGGGCCGGGCACAGCCGAGGGTGTCATCTTTAAGGTGCACCTGAAGAGCTTCGTGGAGCAGCAGGGCTTGGTGGGCTACGACCCCAATCTAGATGTGTTTCTCGGTGAGCCTCATGTGTACAACAGCCCAGGTGTGGCAGTGGGGGCTGAATGGCTGCAAATAGGCCTGTTTCCTTTCAGttgttttttaacaaaaataagGGGGGTTTGGACACAAATTGCTTTCCCCTCTTATTCCCCTTCAGTCTGGTTTGAGCCTGGGGCAGTCCCGATGGTGTgggatggcaggggctggagaaCCCCCTGTCCCACTGTGTCCCTCCTTCTTTCAGTGACGGAGGGGACACTGTGGTCCttggctgagctgcaggaagctgTTCTGCAGTGCCCAGTGAGTGACCCCTGGCACTGCCTGCCTCTCGCTTCCCAAATGTCCTTCCCTTCTGCCAGGCAATAGGATTGAGCTCCCTGTTGTGCTCTGCTGCAGGCCAAAGGCCAGAGCAGTTGCTGCAGCGTCATACATGTGGTGAACTGTGAGGAGgaattccagcagcagcagctggatgtgCTCTGGAGGGTTTTGGATCCGGGAGTCCacacagctttgcaggtgagcaaGAGCAACCTCTGACCCTCCTCAGTGTTGCCCCCAGCATCCATCCTTGGTTCAGGACTAGGTTTAGAACAGGGCTGGATTTCACTCAGTTCCCAGCCTCAGCCTCTCTGTCTTTCAGAAACACCTTGTCTGTGGGCCTGTGAAGGTGACTAACCCCTCATCGCCCATTGGAGCAGACCAGTACTTCCAGTAAGTTAGTGTGCAAGGCAcctgctgctttctctcctgccaAGGCTCCCTGTGGGCCAGCTTAGCCCACAGTGTATGGCTCTAAGTGTCTGTGTTTCTCCCAGGCTCCGAAAGCACCAGATGTATGAAGCTTCCGTGATAAAGTATGGGGAGCTTGCACAAGGTGAGAGTTTGCTGTGGGGCTCCATGGATGCTGCTCCATCCCACCTTCATTGCTCCCATGAGTCCACAGCCAGGGCGGGCTGCACCCCTGCAGGGTGCTCCTTCTCCCCTCCAGAACTGAGCCAGGTGCTGCCCTTGCTTTGGGAAGGCATCTGTATATCCAGGGCACTGGCACAAAGCAACTCCTTCTGATGGGTGGTGTGGTGGTCCTCACTACTACCTGGTCCTGGCACAGGTCTCCTGCCTGGGTGCTGGGGGTATCAGTACATGGGAATGGAGCAAGCTGTGCATGATGGCACCTATGTTCTCCACAGATGAGGCCTGGACAGAGGTGATTGATACCCTGACAGTGGCTGCCATCAGGTTTGAGATGCTGAGCACTGCTCATCGGAGTCAGGTAGGACAGTGGCTTGCATggagccagggctggcaggCTGTGGGTACAGAGTGAATCTGTGATGAGCAGCCTGGACTGTGGCTTCTCCCTGCCCTCAGATCACCCTGGACCTGGAGAACAACAGCATCTCCACAAAGGGAACGAAGAGCGGTGCCTTCGTGATGTACAACTGTGCCCGGCTGGCCACACTCTTCAACACCTTCCAGCGGGCTGTGGAGCGGGGTGAGCACCAGCCCCACCACTCTCCTCTGACAGCCACTCCTGGAGTCACAGGTGCTTCTTTGGGCACAACAGTCTCCCTGCTTTCCAGGCACATATCCACCTCTGCCACCAGTGTCTGAACTGAACTTCTCCTGCCTCCGAGAAGAGGTGAGTGCTGAGAGGAGGAATGGGGAGATCTGTGCACCCTTGTCTCTGGCGATGGATGCTACTGGCCCAGGAGAATCTGACACTTGAGACATGTAATCCCTTCACAGGGCGAATGGCTCCTGCTCTTCAACTatctcctgcccttccctgaagtcctgcagcaggcagcacagctgcCCCCACCCTCCAAGGGGATCCGGATCACTGCCAACACAGAGACAGTAAGTGCCATGTGCCATCGCACCCATGGATACTGCTCCAGcagtcccagcccagggcaAAACTCCACGCCAGCAGGTGCTGCCCACTGGTGAGCAACACAGGGCAGATGCTGACAGAATAGATTGCAATGCCCCTGGGGCAGTTTCTGCTGTGCTTGGGGTGGATAAGGGCCCAAGAGCAGCCAGAATTCACTGTGCCATGGGAATGTCTTTGCCTTGCAGGTATGCAAGTTCCTGATCCAGCTCAGCATGGATTTCAGCTCCTACTACAACCGGGTGCACATCCTGGGGGTGAGTTGGATGTCCCAGCCTGCAGCATTGTGGCCCTGCAGTCCTTTTGGGGCTGCACTGCACTTGGGGGGCAGCCATGTGGGGAATGGTGACAGCAGTGTGatctccccctgccccagcctccaAGGGTGCACAGGCAGCAATGCCTGCATGGCCAGCCTGTCGAGGGGCAGTTTGGCCACCAGCCTCAAGCTGCCACCCTTCTCCCTGCAGGAGCCGTTCCCTCACCTCTTTGACCAGATGTTTGCCCgcctccagctgctgggagcagtgaGGGATGTGTTCCACAGTGCGCTGGCAACTCTGCACCTCCCTCCTCTCAGCCAGATCTGAGCCACCCCTGAAGAGCTGTGCCATGGTGTGACAGTCACCTACACACCACATTTTGTGGGGGAGAATGGGGCACATTCTCCCGGCAGGGTGAGGGGCTGTGCCACTGGCAGGCATGGCCCATGGTGTTTGGGGATTGGtctgtgctccctgcagctgtgtCCAGTGTGGGACACGGATGCCCCTCCACATCCACaccagcagaagggaaaagggctTGTGTGGcaccccagcagctgggctgggagtatgagggaggtggcaccagggaCCAGTCATGACAAAGTCAGACAGACACCAACTTAACTTCCCTCAAAACTGTTTATTGGAGGGAGCTCcatgctggcagggagctcctGAGGTTCCAGGCTCCCACTGGGCTCTGAGCCAGGCCCCAGTACTGGGGTCCAATACACTTCTTGCTGGACAAATGCTCTGTGTGTCTGACGTCAGGGTTCTTTGTCCTTCCTTCAGACTGACTGTCCTGGGTCCTTCTGCTGTGCAGGAACAACCCACGTGGCAGTTGTGGgcagccaccccctcacaccaCAGGGTGCTGCTGTGAGGGTCAGCATCCTTGTGCATTTCAGCACCATCCTCAGCATTGGAGGGCCAGGACTATCACACAGGGCCCTGTCTGAGGGCACACAGGGCTGCAGCCCACCATTATGTCACACCAGTGCCTGGACCCTTCCTGGCCTCCTGCTGCTCTCAAGCTACCAGGGCCAGGCCATGGCCTCAGTGCCCTCCCATGCACAGCTCCTCTCTGAGACCAAGACCGGAAAGCCTAGGCATGAGTCCTTCACACCTTGGAGAGAAAGAGCTTCTCCTGGGCACGGGGGACTGACAACCCCACTTCTTTACTGCCTGGGGAGCCCCAGGCTTGTCCAGGCAGGATCACATCTGCCTTCTTCCCTGAGACCACCAGTTTTGAGCATGCCAGCCATGGCTGTGCTGCCCCTAAAGGAGCCAAACATGCCTGTCCTCTCAGGACAGGACACATCAGTGTGCAGGCTGAAGGCAGGGGCCGCAGTGATGGGCAGAGCCCAAGTGCAGGGTGCCCTCCCAATGCAGGAAGGGACCTCGATGTGTCACACACCTACCCCATTACTGGGGAGCCTCTTGTGGAGGAGGTTTGGAGGGGGCTGTGCCACACAGCATCTCcaggccctgcccacagagcacGCAGTAGTACCGCAGCTCACCCCCGGCCTCTACCACCTCCCAGCAGTCCAGCTCGGCCAGGTCAGGCACATGGAAgaaggtgctgctgagggggaCCAGCTCACCCGGGAGCCGGTTCCACAGGGTCAGACGCTGGTCCACtgaggcagagagcagcaggtcTGGCCGCAGCACCCGGATCCCCGTCACGTGGGCAGCATGGGCACAGGGCCTAGACACCCGCTCCAGGACCTGCAGGCAggtccctgctgcagcctcaccCCTGCCCAGGGCCACCTCCAGCAGGCAGACATGGATGGAGCCATCATCGCTGCCACTGGCCACCAGGTACTGTCCCTCAGGTGTCTTGCGGATGTGGAGGCTGTTCACTCCGCAGCTGTGGGCCATGATGGTGACCAGCGGGGTGTCCAGGGCTGGGAAAACAGGCTCAGAGTTAGGAGAGCAACTCTCACCTTAGTCAGAGGGAGCAGAAGAGCTGCCCGGCAGCAGCACTCACCCAAGGGCTGCATCTCTCCCTCTGCTTGGTGCAGGGCATCCACTGCGTCCATGATGGGGCCAGTGATGTCCCAGAAGGCAACACTGCCATCAGTGGCTGCACTGCACAGGAGGTGCCTCCTAGAAGGGGGGTGTAGGGGgagtctctggctgcagccctgagggTCTCCACTGAGATCCATGGAAGTGGCAGAACAGCCCCCAGGGATTAACTTCTCCCTTCCCTCTACCTGCTGAGCTGCCGTCCCTGTGAGGACAGACATTTCTCCCCACAACCCAGCGGTTGCAGCCCAGCATTCTGGGCTCACCTCTCCCCTTCTGCCCATGTGTGCAGGAACGCCTCCACCTTCAGTACACAGCGCTGGTGGTGAAATGACTCTGCCACCAGCACCAACTTCcgagcagcctccagcagcccaAAGATCCTGTAATGGAGCAGAGGGCAGTTGGCTGTGGGAGAATAGGAGCCCCTGACACCACTGTCCCATTTCCCACCACGAACTGTCCTAtgcccagctcagagcaggtCATATCCATGGCAGCAGCCTCCTGTGCGGAGCCCACTCTGCTGCCACCACCAGCTCCATTCTCCCTGTCAGGCCCCACGATGGCTTCTCACCGGACTGATCCatcactgcaggcagcagccaggAACTTCCAGGGTGTTGGCAGCTGCTTGGTGCTGGTCCCAGGCACAACTGATAGGGACATGTACCTGCAGCAAAGACACAACACTCACCAACACCTCTGTGGCCCCATGGAGGGGGGTGGcccaggagagcagccctgagcctTTCCCTAACACCAAAAGCCCCTTGAGGCCCACGGGACACTGTACACCAGGAATCATATGCGAAGCCACACTGGCCCTGTCTGCCTCTGCTGTgagcctgcagctgcacagagcaAGTATTCCAGTGGAGGCCCATGCAGTTCCCAACACCCTCCCACACTGTGATCACTACTAACCCTGCCTTGGGCAGTCCCTGAGCATCACCTTGTCTCTGGGTCCATCTTGACAAGCTTGTGCCTGTTCTTCTTCTGCTCCCAGTGCTTGTCCAGACGGTGGGAGGCCACATGGATGACCTGGCAGGCCACAGCACTCTTAGATACTGTGTCCCCAGTGCACAGCAGCTGGTAGCACTCAATCTGTGCCCGGCCACCTGCAGAGAAGAGCAGGGCAGACAAGCCCTCATCACCAAAACCCTCATCTCCAGGTCCCATGGCAAATGCCAATGCCCTCACACTGGAAATGTGGTCACTGAGGCGGGcgaggggcacagctgcccgAGAGTTCTCACTGAGCGCCAGAACACAGGCTGTGGTGTCCTCACTGCCGGTGACAAACACGTTAAGGGAGGCATGGCCGGGCACTTCCATGGCCCCCAGGTGCCGCACACAGGTGATCTCCCGGCCGTGCAGGGATGccagcagcacctgctgctCGCAGGGCTCAGCCTCGCGGCGGTACAGCATCACATCCCCGGACTTGATAAAGGCGAACACCTCGGCCAAGGGGCTGCTGTAATAGCTCCAGGAGCGGTGCCCGCCTCCACAGGGGATGCAGTGGAGATTCTCGCCCGTTCTGCTGCTCCACACAACGAAGTTGTCAGCGTGAAAGCCCAGCACAAGCAGGTCCCCATCTGAGGTGAAGCGCAGCTCCTCAATCCACTGCAGCCCTTTGCAGGGCCTGTGCTTCTGCAGGACCTCCAACTGCTGGTCCTGCAGGCGGAGCTGGCGGTAGACACCATCCCGGCCAGTGCTGTAAATGTAGCCCCTGTGGATGGTCACCGAGGTAACTCCTGTCTTCCCGTGGAGTCCGAAGAGCACTGACAGTGGGGACTCAAGAGGAAGAGCCCCTTTGTGCAACAAGCAAGAGGGCTCCAACTCGCTGCTGGAGTCCTCAGCAACCGGGTCAGTGCCACCATTGGCAATGCTGGTGCTTTCTGCAGCTGAccccgaggagctgctgcaggagaagaggaggagggagcccCGGCGGTCCCCGCAGACAAGGAGCCCTTCCTGGGGCAGGAAGGCGGCGCAGGTGTGCCAGCGCTGCTTGCAGGGGGGCAGCAGATACCGACCCATGAGCCGCACCCAGGGTGCCTGCCCGGGGCGGTGGGTGACGTCCAGCCAGAGCATCTCCCCGTCGGGCCCGGAGGCCAGAAGGGCAGCAGCGGTGGCGGGGGGCAACCCGGAGCGGGGGGCCCAGCTCAGCCCGTGCACGGCCCCCTCGAACAGCCTGTGCTtggcggcggccccgggccgGCTCAAGGCGAAAAGGAGGAGGCGCCCGTCGCCGCCGGCCACGGCGCAGAGAGTCTCGTCCCGTCCGTGCAGCGGGGCAGCCGCCAGCACGGCGCGGGGCCCGCTGGCGGTGGGGTGCAGCACCGGTTCCCACCGCCCCTGAGCCGCCTCGAACGTCGCCAGCCCACCCGTCTCGCCCAGCGCCAGCACCCGCCGCGGCCCTACCAGCAGCACGGCCCGCGGGCGCTCCGGGGCCCCCAGCGCCGCAACCGCCGGGAACCCCTCCGGGGCCGCCCGCCGGGGCCGCCAGAGCCGGACGCCGCCGTCGTCGCCGCCCGTGGCCAGGCGGCCGCCGGCGGGGCGCAGGGCCAAGGCGCGCAGGGCCCCTCGGTGcccgcgccgcgcccgccgcacgccgccgccgccaccccaCTCCAGGCAGGCGCCGTCCTCCCCGGCGCTGACCGGGAGCGGCCCCCGCAGCACCACGGCGGCCACTCGCGCCCCGTGCCCGTAGCACACCAGCAGGCAGGCGCTGGCCCCGTCTCCCTCCCCGCCGCCCAACTCGCCCACGGCCCAGAGCCGCACGCTGCGGTCTTCGGAGGCGGAGGCGAGCAGCCCCCGCGACGCCGCGTAGCACAGCGCTAGCACCGCGCCCCGGTGTCCGCGCAGCTGCCGctgcggggccgccgccgccgccgcccgccacACCACCACGGTCCCCGTCGCCGTGCCGGCCGCCAGCGCCAGCCGCTCCCAACCTACCCCCGCCAGcacggcgcagcgcagcgccccggccccgccacaGCTCGCCCGCCGCAGCCAGCGCCCACCGCCCCGCCACTCATAGAGCGCCACGGTCCCACCGCCCAGCGCCAGCGCCAGCCGCCCGCCCGCCACCCACCGCACCTCCCACACCCGCGCCCCGAGCTCtcgcgcggccccgccgccgcacGCCGCCAGCCGTGGCCCGCCGCCCGCTCCGTGGCGCCGCAccgccagcactgccagccagCGCCCACCGAAGACCGCTACTCGCGCCGCCGGCCCAGGCCCCGGCTCGGCCCGCAGCCCCTGCACGCTGGCCTCACGCAGCACGCTCCGCCGGCCCGCCGCCTCCGCTGGCCCGCTGCCGCTCAGTCGAAACGCCACCACCTCCGGGCCCATACCTGTGGGACACCGCGTCAGCCGCCGCCGCTGGTCCCGCCGGCCGCCCCGTCCCGGTCCCACCGCTCACCCGCCAGCAGCACGTCCCCCGCGAACTCCAGCGCTGTCACCGGCGCCACCAGCGCTACCGACTCCATCTTGGCGGCAGCAGCCCCGCCACCGCTCCCCCCCAGCGTTCATTGGCCGAATCCCACGCGCCACCGCCCAGCCCGCTGCCCCTtggccggccccgcccccagagCGCGCGGAGGCGACGCCCGTGTCTCCACGCTTTATTGGCGCGCgacgcggccccgccgcgcacTCGGCCCGCGGCACCGCCCCCCCGCCCTGCGCGGGAAAAAGTCACGTGCGCACGGCAGCACCACCCCCCCCGGCACTACAGCTCCAGGTGCACCCCGCTGTAGGCCTTGTCCACTGTCCACTCGCCCGGGgctccggccccggcccccgcctCAGCCCCCGCAAAGCGCTCCATCTCCTGCTGGAActgctgctgccgccggcgGTTAGGGTCCACGTTGATCCAGTTGTTGGCGATCCACTTGGTGCCTTGGGTGACCAGGCAGCCCCCGTGCAGTGCGAAGTCATCCAGCTCCCCCACCCAGCCTGCGGAGCAGAGCCCTGTTAGGCGGTGGCAAGGagggcaggcacagctgggactgcaCAGGGACATACAGCCAGCAAACACCAATGTCATCTCTCCTGCCTGCACCACCTGCTTGGATCTGAGCTCACATACATCTTAAAGGAGTTACTTTTCCGGGCACTCCCTCCATCTTGGGGCCATCTCACCCTAGCAGTTAAAAGGAGTTAGTTCATCAGGGCAGGCTTCCTAAGTGCAAAATGCCCATTGCCTCCATGTCTCCACTCAGCACAAGTGGCTCTCACAATCCAGATcacagcagctgtttctctcaGCTCTTTTGGAAAAAGTAAGGCTGGCATGGAAGAGATGGCGCTGCCACTAGAAGGCCCATGGAAGCCAGAGGCTTGCAGCCATTTTAGAGATTGCATTTCAGCAGTTCTAAATGACCTGTTTACAATGATCCTATCATTATTCTGTGGCAGACTTGCATCAGCAGCCACTTTCCATTTAGGAACAAATTGCTCATAATACCACAACAGGGCTCTTCTCACAGGAGAGCGACAGTCTTGATATTATCACCCAACAGACCAAACACTGGTCTTGTGACCTCAGTGGATTTTCTAGAGATGGAAACATGGGCTGCTCTTAGGGGACTTGGGACGCTACACTCCCTCCTCCCACCACAGTTCAAAATCTGTCATGGAAACCCTCTGGAGCCATACTCACCAGCAGCCTTAAAAATTCATGTTGATTCCCAGCCTGTCAGGGAAAACCGCACTGCGCTTTGTGACAAAAACAGCCCCAAGGACACATCatggggctgcagctgagctacAAAGCAGGCATTGGCCCCAAGCGTGGCATGGGGTGGCCCATGTGTcccagtgctgcagagctgatgGCCGTGCCTTTGTCtacctcccctccccacccctttgGGCAACACCACATCAGTGACACATTTTGAATTGCAGACCAAGTTCCAGCAGGAGTTTCAGCTCGCACAGCAGGATGGAAGGCAGCTGGTGATGGTGAGTGCAGCCAAGGTCTTTGTTTGCTAGCTAGTCCTGTCCCCCAAAGACATCAGGAGCCACTGACCTACTGCCTGTAAACAAAGGCCTTTCAGAGTCAGGAAGCTCCTACCCAGCTGGTGACAAGTAGACTCTACAGTTCCCACTAGCAGGCAGCTACCACCCTTTTTTGGCTGTTCTTTGAGCTCCCAGCTACAGCAAGGAGATGATAGCTGTCACCTACTGCAGTCCTACCCCTCCCAAGAGCCCAGTTTTGAAGTGAGCCGGTACCTTCTCCATCTGACAGGTAGTTGTACCAGAAGACAGCAGTGCCTTGCTGAGGTTTCACTCGCAAATTGCCCTTGTCACAGTTTTTCCGAGTATCTCGCAGGTCAATGTCATTCTGGATCAAAGACTGGAGAGATACCATAGGGAAGATGTCACAAACACGGCTGGAACAAGGCACACGCACTGGTATGCCCCTGCCCCTCACCCTTGCCTGAGTGTCCCACAGGATGGCTTAAGGTTGATGCAGGGGCTTTCATaacccagctggagcagccagtTTCAAGTCCCTGGATGTTTATAACCTGTTTCTGAGCAGCTGCCATTTCTTAACACATGGCCTGACACCTCACACCTCTGAGCAGGGAAAGCTGAACTGTCAAATCCCTGTGCCTCTTCCCTTGTCCTCAGAGCAAAAGAACTGTTAAGTGGAGCACAGTTTCCCCAAAGCTCTAGCTACAAATGCTACTGCATGCCAACCTCACGTACCAGATCCCTCCTGCAGCCATAGTGAATAAAGACATTCAAAAAGGGACTCAGAATCCCCAGGGGTAACATGTAGGTGAGGTTCATTTACCGTCTCTTCGTATGTCCTGTTATCAGCGATAGGAAAGACTGTTTCACCTCCCCCAGTTACATTGTTCAGGTAGAACAGCACGGTCACATACCTGCAAGACAGAGGCTGTCAGGAGACAcacctggagcaggaggagatgcACAGGGGTTGTCCATGCCCTGCCCCTCCACCATAAATACAGTGGCTCCTCCAAGACATCACATGGCACATGATTTATACTGTCAGCTTTTCTCCAAGAGTTAACACAAGGACAGCAAAGAAAACCCCTACCCAGAGTAGTGAATGGGCTTGTAGGCTCTGCTGGGGATGGCCCACCCACTCCGCTTTACTTGCGTGGACCCACAGGATTTGCCCACCTCCCCTTTAAAACCTCTTAATGCCAGTGATGTCCTGAGCTGGTTTGTGAGCCCACAACCTGAGCACTGAGTCCCAGGTGAGATGAGGTGAAATGGCTCCACACCCTTTGAAAACCCTCCACACCCCTTGTCTAACATGTTCAGGGCACAGCTTACCGGCAGGAGGTCTCAAAGGGAGCGCTTTCATTGGCAACAAGCTTCGTGTGGCTGCAGGCAGTCTCAGGGAACACGGGGCCACTGTCCATGTGGGCGTGGTAGTGCCCTCCTTGGTCGTACCGCACAACCTGGAGGGGCTCGCTGTGCTCCACGATCTCAGGGGGCAAGCGAGTCAGGCGCATTACCctggggaagagcagagcaggtGAGTGGAAAGCATCCTCACCCTGGTCAGCCACTACTCCCAAGCAGTGAATAAATCCAGAGAAAGAGAAGCCCCTTCCCCAAAAGACCGGAGAGACAGATGGGCTGCAGAGAGCATGCCAAGAGACAACCAGGTCCTTACAGATCTGTTGGACCATCAGCATCGGCTCAGAAAGCCCTCATCGAggttaaagaaaaaacagaacaaaactgaAGGAAGCATCTCCAGCTCTCAGGAAGACTTTGCTTGCTTAGCAAGATCCCTTCTGTGCATGTCCCTGGAGCCTTCATGTGCCATCTCATCACTTCTCTGGACTCCTGCACACCACCTACAGACCTCAGGGACAGTTAGCAAAGCACAGGGCCCCTGCTGAGAGTGAATGAGAGACTAGCTCTAGGAATAGTCTTATCACCTAACTCACCTTTCCCTGTTGCCTTTTCAGCAGCCTcccccagggcagaggggcactGGAAGTGATCAAGGAGACTGGAGCCCTCCTGCTCTGGGATTTTTCCACTGCTACATCTGAGATCATCCCCAAGGCAAGCAGGTACGT from Aphelocoma coerulescens isolate FSJ_1873_10779 chromosome 12, UR_Acoe_1.0, whole genome shotgun sequence carries:
- the DALRD3 gene encoding LOW QUALITY PROTEIN: DALR anticodon-binding domain-containing protein 3 (The sequence of the model RefSeq protein was modified relative to this genomic sequence to represent the inferred CDS: inserted 1 base in 1 codon; deleted 2 bases in 1 codon), which encodes MAAPAARHTHHGGPAPXSPKMAALPGQPARDQDGRPGAPRAAPNMAATCGKRGGRGGMSSGRGGGSGVWAPMEMGEGRPGVAATLRALNGALGRPAALWVKESGARNLRHRDFLAPRAALSAAFPGGQVPPEAVSAVPSLRGPAVLPLRVCRQTPAGLAVQVRRPEAFQRLLGPLPGPAPPAAGARTGCVVLHCPALRGAAALRPRHLRAVLLADHLAQLLRAQGVGVRLVPALTEDRSWDVLRQLRICWPSGSGGSSLTDAVSALKAALGQCPCAAACEQGPGTAEGVIFKVHLKSFVEQQGLVGYDPNLDVFLVTEGTLWSLAELQEAVLQCPAKGQSSCCSVIHVVNCEEEFQQQQLDVLWRVLDPGVHTALQKHLVCGPVKVTNPSSPIGADQYFQLRKHQMYEASVIKYGELAQDEAWTEVIDTLTVAAIRFEMLSTAHRSQITLDLENNSISTKGTKSGAFVMYNCARLATLFNTFQRAVERGTYPPLPPVSELNFSCLREEGEWLLLFNYLLPFPEVLQQAAQLPPPSKGIRITANTETVCKFLIQLSMDFSSYYNRVHILGEPFPHLFDQMFARLQLLGAVRDVFHSALATLHLPPLSQI
- the WDR6 gene encoding LOW QUALITY PROTEIN: tRNA (34-2'-O)-methyltransferase regulator WDR6 (The sequence of the model RefSeq protein was modified relative to this genomic sequence to represent the inferred CDS: deleted 1 base in 1 codon) gives rise to the protein MNAGGSGGGAAAAKMESVALVAPVTALEFAGDVLLAGMGPEVVAFRLSGSGPAEAAGRRSVLREASVQGLRAEPGPGPAARVAVFGGRWLAVLAVRRHGAGGGPRLAACGGGAARELGARVWEVRWVAGGRLALALGGGTVALYEWRGGGRWLRRASCGGAGALRCAVLAGVGWERLALAAGTATGTVVVWRAAAAAAPQRQLRGHRGAVLALCYAASRGLLASASEDRSVRLWAVGELGGGEGDGASACLLVCYGHGARVAAVVLRGPLPVSAGEDGACLEWGGGGGVRRARRGHRGALRALALRPAGGRLATGGDDGGVRLWRPRRAAPEGFPAVAALGAPERPRAVLLVGPRRVLALGETGGLATFEAAQGRWEPVLHPTASGPRAVLAAAPLHGRDETLCAVAGGDGRLLLFALSRPGAAAKHRLFEGAVHGLSWAPRSGLPPATAAALLASGPDGEMLWLDVTHRPGQAPWVRLMGRYLLPPCKQRWHTCAAFLPQEGLLVCGDRRGSLLLFSCSSSSGSAAESTSIANGGTDPVAEDSSSELEPSCLLHKGALPLESPLSVLFGLHGKTGVTSVTIHRGYIYSTGRDGVYRQLRLQDQQLEVLQKHRPCKGLQWIEELRFTSDGDLLVLGFHADNFVVWSSRTGENLHCIPCGGGHRSWSYYSSPLAEVFAFIKSGDVMLYRREAEPCEQQVLLASLHGREITCVRHLGAMEVPGHASLNVFVTGSEDTTACVLALSENSRAAVPLARLSDHISSVRALAFAMGPGDEGFGDEGLSALLFSAGGRAQIECYQLLCTGDTVSKSAVACQVIHVASHRLDKHWEQKKNRHKLVKMDPETRYMSLSVVPGTSTKQLPTPWKFLAAACSDGSVRIFGLLEAARKLVLVAESFHHQRCVLKVEAFLHTWAEGERRHLLCSAATDGSVAFWDITGPIMDAVDALHQAEGEMQPLALDTPLVTIMAHSCGVNSLHIRKTPEGQYLVASGSDDGSIHVCLLEVALGRGEAAAGTCLQVLERVSRPCAHAAHVTGIRVLRPDLLLSASVDQRLTLWNRLPGELVPLSSTFFHVPDLAELDCWEVVEAGGELRYYCVLCGQGLEMLCGTAPSKPPPQEAPQ